One window of Medicago truncatula cultivar Jemalong A17 chromosome 2, MtrunA17r5.0-ANR, whole genome shotgun sequence genomic DNA carries:
- the LOC11443292 gene encoding E3 ubiquitin-protein ligase ATL4, producing MGNTNSSHNLFITVTVFAVTVTVFFILYFILRRRRFSPSSSSIFRVSPVTTTSSTSSSVVDSLPIFTFSSIKRRSSTVVSGDCAVCLSKFEQNDLLRLLPLCCHAFHTECIDAWLSSNQTCPLCRSSVFASESEIMKIFRSSSTSSGNNSFRLEIGNISNRREATATDNNNNNVAGETDQRTYSVGAFEYFVDEEAEIPVGNTNRRIFSGEKEDAVVLAVEVETPVASQASLIGEGNWLKDYVDGLTRVMSFRGSGRFFTGSGRRNDVVAGVGDFDVEANGNGFGEEISEMFRWISGV from the coding sequence ATGGGAAACACAAATTCCTCACACAACCTTTTCATAACCGTAACCGTTTTCGCCGTTACCGTCACCGTTTTCTTCATTCTCTACTTCATCCTCCGTCGTCGCCGTTTCTCTCCGTCATCCTCCTCCATTTTTAGAGTTTCTCCGGTCACCACGACTTCGTCCACTTCATCTTCCGTCGTTGATTCTCTCCCGATTTTCACCTTCTCATCCATCAAACGCCGTTCCTCCACCGTTGTCTCCGGCGACTGTGCCGTTTGCTTATCAAAGTTCGAGCAAAACGATCTCCTCCGTCTTCTTCCTCTCTGCTGTCACGCATTCCACACGGAATGCATTGACGCTTGGTTATCGTCGAATCAAACCTGTCCGTTATGTCGATCATCCGTATTCGCTTCGGAATCGGAGATTATGAAGATTTTCCGTTCATCCTCCACCTCTTCCGGTAACAACAGCTTTCGTTTAGAGATAGGCAACATCAGCAACCGCCGTGAAGCAACCGCAACtgacaataacaataacaatgtcGCCGGAGAAACTGACCAGAGGACTTACTCCGTCGGCGCGTTTGAGTATTTCGTCGACGAGGAAGCTGAGATTCCGGTTGGAAACACTAATCGGAGAATATTTTCCGGTGAAAAAGAGGATGCGGTGGTGCTTGCGGTGGAGGTGGAGACTCCGGTGGCTTCTCAGGCGAGTTTAATCGGTGAAGGTAACTGGTTGAAGGATTACGTTGATGGTTTAACAAGAGTGATGTCGTTTCGAGGTTCTGGAAGATTCTTTACTGGAAGTGGTAGACGAAACGACGTCGTTGCTGGTGTTGGAGATTTTGATGTTGAAGCTAATGGTAATGGATTTGGGGAAGAGATTAGTGAGATGTTTAGGTGGATTTCAGGGGTTTAA
- the LOC11443293 gene encoding dnaJ protein ERDJ2A, translated as MAASEETSALFPIFILTIMAIPIVPYTITKLCRAASKKSKSIHCQCNDCSRSGKYRKSIFQRISNVSTYNNLTLLLLWVIMIILVYYIKSMSSEITVFDPFSILGLEPGAVESEIKKKYRRLSIQYHPDKNPDPEAHKYFVEHIAKAYQALTDPVARENYEKYGHPDGRQGFQMGIALPQFLLNIDGASGGILLLWIVGICILLPLVIAVVYLSRSSKYTGNYVMHQTLSTYYYFMKPSLAPSKVMDVFTKAAEYMEIPVRRTDDEPLQKLFMLVRSELNLDLKNIKQEQAKFWKQHPALVKTELLVQAQLTREFAALSPSLASDFRRILETAPRLLEELMKMAVIPRNAQGHGWLRPAIGVVELSQCIIQAVPLSARKTTGGSPEGIAPFLQLPHISESVVKKVARKKVRTFQELYEMDSQERAELLTQTAGLSSEEVQDVEIVLDMMPSLTLDVTCETEGEEGIQEGDIVTIHAWINNKRGNGLIAALPHAPHYPFHKEENFWFLLADSVSNNVWFFQKVSFMDEGAAVTAASKAIAESKEGSGASPKETSKAVAEAVEKVKGGSRLVMGKFQAPSEGNYNLTCYCLCDSWLGCDRKTNIKFKVLKRTRAGTRGAVLADEGPIMEDGVEEDEDNEDEEYDDDYESEYSEDEEDDQNSKNKNQAANGTTNKNGEAAESSGSDEE; from the exons ATGGCGGCTTCGGAGGAGACAAGTGCCTTGTTCCCAATATTCATATTGACAATAATGGCCATCCCTATTGTTCCGTATACGATAACAAAGTTATGTCGTGCGGCTTCCAAGAAATCGAAGAGCATTCACTGTCAGTGCAATGACTGCTCTCGATCAGGGAAGTATCGCAAATCCATCTTTCAAAGG ATTTCGAATGTCTCCACGTATAATAACTTGACATTGTTACTGCTTTGGGTGATTATGATTATTCTGGTTTATTACATAAAGTCTATGAGTAGCGAG ATCACAGTTTTTGATCCATTTAGTATTCTTGGATTAGAGCCCGGAGCAGTTGAGTctgaaattaagaaaaaatataggaGACTTTCTATTCAGTACCATCCGGATAAAAATCCAGACCCAG AGGCACACAAGTACTTTGTCGAGCACATTGCTAAGGCTTATCAAGCTCTGACTGATCCAGTAGCTCGTGAAAATTACGAGAAATATGGTCATCCTGATGGCAGACAG GGATTTCAAATGGGTATAGCTCTCCCTCAATTCCTTCTGAATATTGATGGGGCATCTGGTGGGATACTTTTGCTTTGGATTGTTGGTATCTGCATTCTCTTGCCATTGGTCATTGCTGTTGTCTATCTCTCAAGATCATCAAAGTATACCGGAAACTATGTGATGCATCAAACGCTTTCCACTTACTATTACTTCATGAAGCCTTCTTTGGCCCCTAG CAAAGTCATGGATGTCTTCACAAAGGCTGCTGAATACATGGAAATTCCAGTTCGAAGGACCGATGATGAACCTCTTCAGAAGCTTTTTATGTTGGTAAGGAGTGAGTTGAATCTTGACCTCAAGAACATTAAGCAAGAGCAGGCCAAGTTTTGGAAGCAGCATCCTGCACTAGTTAAG ACGGAGCTGTTAGTTCAAGCTCAGTTGACTCGTGAATTTGCAGCCTTGTCTCCATCTTTAGCAAGTGATTTCAGACGGATTTTGGAAACAGCACCTCGCCTGCTTGAAGAGCTAATGAAG ATGGCAGTTATACCACGGAATGCTCAGGGACATGGGTGGCTGAGACCTGCGATCGGTGTTGTTGAGCTTTCTCAATGTATCATCCAG GCTGTTCCTCTCAGTGCTAGAAAGACTACCGGTGGATCACCTGAAGGCATTGCACCATTTCTGCAGCTGCCCCATATTAGTGAGTCTGTTGTTAAGAAGGTGGCCCGTAAG AAGGTAAGAACATTTCAGGAACTTTATGAGATGGACTCACAGGAGCGAGCTGAGCTACTTACTCAAACGGCAGGGTTATCTTCTGAAGAAGTACAAGACGTTGAGATTGTCCTGGATATGATGCCTTCCTTGACCCTTGATGTAACATGTGAGACTGAAGGAGAAGAGGGTATACAAGAAGGTGACATTGTTACCATCCATGCTTGGATTAATAATAAAAGGGGTAATGGCCTGATTGCGGCCCTTCCCCATGCCCCCCACTACCCATTTCACAAGGAAGAGAATTTCTGGTTTTTGCTTGCGGATTCTGTTTCGAACAATGTGTGGTTTTTTCAGAAGGTTAGTTTCATGGATGAAGGTGCTGCTGTAACTGCTGCTTCTAAGGCAATTGCAGAATCTAAGGAGGGTTCCGGAGCAAGCCCGAAGGAGACCAGTAAGGCAGTTGCCGAAGCAGTGGAGAAGGTGAAGGGGGGATCTAGATTGGTAATGGGCAAGTTCCAGGCCCCATCAGAGGGTAACTATAATTTGACTTGCTATTGTTTGTGCGACTCTTGGTTGGGCTGTGACAGGAAGACAAATATAAAGTTCAAAGTTTTGAAACGAACCCGGGCTGGCACTAGGGGTGCTGTTTTGGCTGATGAGGGACCTATCATGGAGGATGGAGTTGAGGAGGATGAGGACAATGAGGATGAGGAGTATGATGACGACTACGAGAGTGAGTAtagtgaagatgaagaagatgatcaaaactccaaaaataagAATCAAGCTGCTAATGGAACCACAAATAAAAATGGCGAAGCTGCTGAAAGTTCCGGCTCTGATGaagaatga